The following proteins come from a genomic window of Phacochoerus africanus isolate WHEZ1 chromosome 9, ROS_Pafr_v1, whole genome shotgun sequence:
- the LOC125136433 gene encoding olfactory receptor 10G2-like: MGKTRNTSLDTVVTDFILLGLSHPPSLRTLLFLVFFTIYILTQLGNLLILLTVRADPKLHARPMYMLLGVLSFLDMWLSSIIVPRLILNFTPASKAIPFGGCVAQLYFFHFLGSTQCFLYTLMAYDRYLAICQPLRYPMLMNGRLCTFLVAGAWVAGSIHGSIQATLTFRLPYCGPNQVDYFICDIPAVLRLACADTTVNELVTFVDIGVVAASCFLLILLSYANIVHAILRIRTADGRRRAFSTCGSHLTVVTVYYVPCIFIYLRTGSKSPLDGAVAVFYTVVTPLLNPLIYTLRNQEVKSALGRIAAGRGAGGENK; encoded by the coding sequence ATGGGAAAGACCAGAAACACATCCCTGGACACTGTGGTGACAGATTTCATTCTCCTGGGCTTATCTCACCCCCCAAGTCTCAGGACCCTCCTCTTCCTGGTCTTCTTCACCATCTACATCCTGACTCAGCTGGGGAATCTGCTCATTTTGCTCACCGTGCGGGCTGACCCAAAGCTCCATGCTCGCCCCATGTACATGCTTCTGGGCGTCCTCTCATTCCTGGACATGTGGCTCTCCTCCATCATCGTTCCCCggttaattttgaattttacacCCGCCAGCAAGGCTATCCCATTTGGTGGCTGTGTGGCTCAgctgtatttctttcatttcctggGCAGCACTCAGTGCTTCCTCTACACCttgatggcctatgacaggtacCTGGCCATATGCCAGCCCCTGCGCTACCCCATGCTCATGAATGGGAGGTTATGCACATTCCTTGTGGCAGGAGCATGGGTGGCCGGCTCCATCCATGGGTCTATCCAGGCCACCCTGACCTTCCGACTGCCCTACTGTGGGCCCAACCAGGTGGATTACTTTATCTGTGACATCCCTGCAGTATTGAGACTGGCCTGTGCAGACACCACTGTCAATGAGCTTGTGACCTTTGTGGACATTGGGGTTGTGGCGGCCAGTTGCTTCCTGTTAATTCTGCTCTCCTATGCCAACATAGTCCATGCCATCCTGCGGATTCGCACTGCTGATGGGCGGCGCcgggccttctccacctgtggctcccacctaaCCGTGGTCACAGTCTACTATGTCCCCTGTATTTTCATCTATCTTCGGACAGGCTCCAAGAGTCCCCTGGATGGGGCAGTGGCTGTGTTTTACACCGTTGTCACTCCGTTACTGAACCCCCTCATCTATACACTGAGGAACCAGGAAGTGAAGTCTGCTCTTGGGAGAATAGCAGCAGGTAGAGGGGCTGGGGGTGAAAATAAGTAG